Proteins encoded by one window of Rutidosis leptorrhynchoides isolate AG116_Rl617_1_P2 chromosome 7, CSIRO_AGI_Rlap_v1, whole genome shotgun sequence:
- the LOC139858688 gene encoding DNA-directed RNA polymerase IV subunit 1-like isoform X2, with the protein MFLMRDVYIGYDGTVRNCYGNQLVQFSYGCGAHTGEYNKSLLEKEECGASVGSLAACAISEAAYGALDQPISALENSPLINLKKVLECGVRKQSGNETASLFLSQKLKRFNSGFEYGAINVKNHLEKLLLKDVVSLVTIFYSPQTGIRPLSPWICYFRINNAVKKQLKVQSIINALKMNCTDSVKLKKLKLSLPKLQISSKGDPENSDTNGDFYIAVQIAQIVEDIDNSLNILQDRVVPFLLDTVIKGSSNVKQVDIVWKDGPKTSKSYKESSGELYLRVFMSESCDRRRFWRKLIDDCIQIMDMIDWERSYPDDVQDVILAQGIDAARNYFLCMLKTAIEDTGKTIIPEH; encoded by the exons ATGTTTTTAATGCGAGACGTTTATATTGGTTATGATGGGACTGTAAGAAACTGTTATGGAAATCAGCTTGTTCAGTTTTCGTATGGTTGTGGGGCCCACACGGGTGAATATAATAAGTCTCTTTTGGAGAAAGAAGAGTGTGGGGCCTCCGTTGGTTCGTTGGCTGCGTGTGCGATATCCGAGGCGGCTTATGGTGCACTCGATCAGCCAATCAGTGCTCTTGAAAACTCCCCTCTGATAAACTTGAAG AAAGTGCTTGAATGCGGAGTTAGAAAACAGAGCGGGAACGAAACAGCGTCCCTTTTCTTATCTCAAAAACTCAAAAGATTTAACAGCGGATTTGAATATGGAGCCATCAACGTGAAGAATCATTTGGAGAAGTTGTTGTTAAAAGATGTTGTTTCGCTTGTTACTATATT CTATTCACCACAAACTGGCATACGACCTCTTAGCCCGTGGATTTGCTATTTTCGGATAAACAAC GCTGTTAAGAAGCAACTCAAAGTGCAATCAATCATCAATGCTCTGAAGATGAATTGTACCGACTCAGTTAAACTGAAGAAGTTAAAACTCAGTCTACCAAAATTGCAGATATCGTCCAA AGGGGACCCTGAAAATAGTGATACGAATGGGGATTTTTATATCGCTGTTCAAATAGCTCAAATAGTTGAAGACATTGACAACTCACTTAATATACTTCAAGATCGTGTGGTGCCATTTCTTCTGGACACTGTAATAAAAG GATCTTCGAATGTCAAGCAAGTGGATATCGTATGGAAAGATGGTCCGAAGACTTCGAAATCGTACAAAGAATCTTCGGGTGAACTCTACTTGCGTGTTTTCATGTCCGAAAGCTGCGATCGAAGAAGGTTTTGGAGAAAATTGATTGACGATTGTATCCAAATAATGGACATGATTGACTGGGAACGAAGTTATCCCGATGATGTACAAGATGTGATTTTAGCACAAGGGATCGATGCTGCAAGAAACTATTTCCTTTGC ATGCTGAAAACAGCGATAGAAGATACCGGAAAAACGATAATTCCTGAACATTAA
- the LOC139858688 gene encoding DNA-directed RNA polymerase IV subunit 1-like isoform X1: protein MFLMRDVYIGYDGTVRNCYGNQLVQFSYGCGAHTGEYNKSLLEKEECGASVGSLAACAISEAAYGALDQPISALENSPLINLKKVLECGVRKQSGNETASLFLSQKLKRFNSGFEYGAINVKNHLEKLLLKDVVSLVTIFYSPQTGIRPLSPWICYFRINNEAVKKQLKVQSIINALKMNCTDSVKLKKLKLSLPKLQISSKGDPENSDTNGDFYIAVQIAQIVEDIDNSLNILQDRVVPFLLDTVIKGSSNVKQVDIVWKDGPKTSKSYKESSGELYLRVFMSESCDRRRFWRKLIDDCIQIMDMIDWERSYPDDVQDVILAQGIDAARNYFLCMLKTAIEDTGKTIIPEH, encoded by the exons ATGTTTTTAATGCGAGACGTTTATATTGGTTATGATGGGACTGTAAGAAACTGTTATGGAAATCAGCTTGTTCAGTTTTCGTATGGTTGTGGGGCCCACACGGGTGAATATAATAAGTCTCTTTTGGAGAAAGAAGAGTGTGGGGCCTCCGTTGGTTCGTTGGCTGCGTGTGCGATATCCGAGGCGGCTTATGGTGCACTCGATCAGCCAATCAGTGCTCTTGAAAACTCCCCTCTGATAAACTTGAAG AAAGTGCTTGAATGCGGAGTTAGAAAACAGAGCGGGAACGAAACAGCGTCCCTTTTCTTATCTCAAAAACTCAAAAGATTTAACAGCGGATTTGAATATGGAGCCATCAACGTGAAGAATCATTTGGAGAAGTTGTTGTTAAAAGATGTTGTTTCGCTTGTTACTATATT CTATTCACCACAAACTGGCATACGACCTCTTAGCCCGTGGATTTGCTATTTTCGGATAAACAAC gaGGCTGTTAAGAAGCAACTCAAAGTGCAATCAATCATCAATGCTCTGAAGATGAATTGTACCGACTCAGTTAAACTGAAGAAGTTAAAACTCAGTCTACCAAAATTGCAGATATCGTCCAA AGGGGACCCTGAAAATAGTGATACGAATGGGGATTTTTATATCGCTGTTCAAATAGCTCAAATAGTTGAAGACATTGACAACTCACTTAATATACTTCAAGATCGTGTGGTGCCATTTCTTCTGGACACTGTAATAAAAG GATCTTCGAATGTCAAGCAAGTGGATATCGTATGGAAAGATGGTCCGAAGACTTCGAAATCGTACAAAGAATCTTCGGGTGAACTCTACTTGCGTGTTTTCATGTCCGAAAGCTGCGATCGAAGAAGGTTTTGGAGAAAATTGATTGACGATTGTATCCAAATAATGGACATGATTGACTGGGAACGAAGTTATCCCGATGATGTACAAGATGTGATTTTAGCACAAGGGATCGATGCTGCAAGAAACTATTTCCTTTGC ATGCTGAAAACAGCGATAGAAGATACCGGAAAAACGATAATTCCTGAACATTAA